One window of Etheostoma spectabile isolate EspeVRDwgs_2016 chromosome 6, UIUC_Espe_1.0, whole genome shotgun sequence genomic DNA carries:
- the LOC116691388 gene encoding 26S proteasome non-ATPase regulatory subunit 4, which yields MGLESTMVCVDNSEYMRNGDFLPTRLQAQQDAVNIVCHSKTRTNPENNVGLITMANNCEVLTTLTPDTGRILSKLHAVQPRGNISFCTGIRVAHLALKHRQGKNHKMRIIAFVGSPVEDNEKEMVKMAKRLKKEKVNVDVINFGEEEMNTEKLTAFINTLNGKEGAGSHLVTVPPGPSLADALLSSPVLAGEGGAVLGLGAGDFEFGVDPSADPELALALRVSMEEQRQRQEDEARRATVASATEAGISSAVADESEDALLKMSVPHTDSSTPALPDFSRMTEDEQIVYALQMSMQGDGAEFGAEDMDTGTDMDSSKAKDDEDYDVMQDPEFLQSVLENLPGVDPNNEAIRNAMGSLASQTGSKPDANKDEEKKK from the exons ATGGGGCTTGAAAGTACTATGGTCTG TGTGGACAATAGTGAGTACATGCGCAATGGAGACTTTCTGCCCACCAGGCTTCAGGCTCAGCAGGACGCAGTTAATATTGTTTGTCACTCCAAGACCCGCACTAACCCTGAAAACAACGTGGGCCTCATCACCATGGCGAA TAACTGTGAGGTGCTGACCACACTGACACCAGACACAGGCAGGATACTGTCCAAGCTGCATGCTGTGCAGCCTCGTGGAAACATCAGCTTCTGCACCGGCATCAGGGTGGCACAT TTGGCGCTGAAGCACAGGCAGGGCAAAAACCACAAAATGCGCATCATAGCATTTGTTGGCAGCCCAGTGGAGGACAATGAAAAAGAA ATGGTCAAAATGGCAAAGCGTCTAAAGAAGGAAAAGGTCAATGTGGATGTCATAAACTTTGGAGAGGAG GAGATGAACACAGAGAAGCTGACAGCCTTCATCAACACACTGAATGGCAAAGAGGGAGCAGGCTCCCACCTGGTCACAGTCCCTCCAGGCCCCAGTCTGGCTGATGCCCTGCTGTCCTCACCTGTCCTGGCTGGAGAGGGAGGTGCAGTGTTGGGCCTGGGTGCTGGTGACTTTGAGTTTGGAGTGGATCCCAGCGCTGACCCAGAGTTGGCCTTG GCTCTAAGGGTGTCTATGGAGGAGCAGAGACAGCGACAGGAGGATGAAGCGCGTAGAGCCACTGTCGCATCAGCTACTGAAGCTGGCATTTCCTCTGCAGTTGCAGATG AGTCTGAGGATGCCTTGTTGAAGATGTCTGTTCCCCATACGGACTCATCCACACCTGCTCTACCAGACTTCAGTCGCATGACAGAGGATGAACAGATTGTCTATGCTCTGCAGATGTCCATGCAGGGAGATGGAGCAG AGTTTGGTGCTGAAGACATGGACACAGGAACTGACATGGACTCCAGTAAGGCCAAA GACGACGAGGACTATGATGTTATGCAGGATCCGGAGTTCCTTCAGAGCGTCCTGGAAAACCTTCCTGGAGTCGACCCCAATAACGAGGCCATCCGTAACGCTATGGGGTCTCTAGCTTCCCAGACGGGCTCTAAACCCGACGCCAACAAGgatgaggagaaaaagaaatga